The following DNA comes from Buttiauxella agrestis.
CGATACGAAAACAGGAGTCAGTTATGGTTGCTGCCGTTCCCGCTAAACGTGGAAAAAAACCACGCGCTGCCACAGTGGCTGCACCTCAGCCAACCGGGCAAGTTCAGTCACTGACGCGTGGCCTGAAACTGCTTGAATGGATTGCCGAATCGCATGGTAGCGTTGCGCTCACCGAGCTGGCACAACAGGCTGGTTTACCGAACTCCACCACACATCGACTGCTCACTACCATGCAGCAACTCGGCTTTGTTCGCCAGATTGGCGATCTCGGCCACTGGACGATTGGCGCACATGCGTTTGTCGTCGGCAGTAGCTTCTTGCAAAGCCGTAATCTACTCGCCATTGTTCACCCGATCCTGCGCAAACTGATGGAAGATTCCGGCGAAACGGTAAATCTTGCGGTGCTTGATCATAGCGATCACCAGGCGATTATCATTGACCAGGTGCAATGCGCGCAGCTTATGCGTATGTCAGCGCCGATTGGCGGCAAGCTCCCGATGCACGCTTCAGGTGCCGGGAAGGTGTTTCTGGCAAATCTGAGTGACGAGCAGGTCGCAGCTTTACTGCATCGTAAAGGGTTGCACAGCTACACGCCTGCAACGCTCACTTCTCCGCTGCATCTGAAAGAAGATTTGGCACAGACTCGCAAGCGCGGTTACTCGTTTGATGATGAAGAACATGCGCTGGGGCTGCGTTGTGTGGCGTCGTGTATTTATGACGAGCACCATGAAGCGTTTGCCGCGATTTCAATTTCCGGCCCAATTTCACGCGTGACAGATGACCGCGTTACCGAGTTAGGTGCGTTAGTGATCAAAGCGGCGAAAGAGATTACTCAGGCTTACGGCGGCGGGCGCTAATAATGTTAAGCTGTGAATAATTTAACCAATGTTTCAACCTACTGTCATTTAAAAGGAATTTAAAAATGCTAACCCAGTCTGAGCTTAATAAAATCAAGGAAATGCTTTACGAACGGCAACAGCTTCAACCAATAAGCGTTATTTTACCGTCGTTGCAAGAACCAGCAAATAAAATGAATATCTACCAGTTACAACGATATCAATTAGATAATTATTATTTAATACCAAAAGTAATGAGTTCAAATAGTTTATCTGACGTTAATGGGCGATTCATTTTTGTGATCAAGGCAAACGAACCAGGGGTAATTTATTGCGCGAAGGCTTTCGATCAGCTTAATCGATATTTATCGGACAATAAACGAGGTATTGAAGGTCATACATCACTAACAAAAAGAAAAGATGTTTTGTTTGCAGGCAGTTTGATATTTAATAATAAAGAGTTAGTTTCCTGGTCCAATGATAGTGGTCATTATCAACCGAAATCAGAATTAAGACATATAAATTTATTACCTCATATAAAAATGCTCCTGCCAGAAACATTATACATCCCGATTAGTTTTGATCAGTTAAGTACCGGACAACATAGTGTTGCCAGCAGCGGCCGAATGAATGATTTCTCATCTATTGATTCAACTTCTTCAAATAGCTCATACAAATGGCCATCATAGTCTGATATATATTACAAACAAGTAATATGGCGCTGGCAAAAACGCTGCCGTTTGCGGTAGGCAAAAACATCCTCCACATGCCCGTTGCGGATTCTTTCCTGCAATGCGCGCCAGTAATCAGCACGGAATAAGTCGCCGTGCATTTCATCGAATATCAGGCGAATACGCGGGTCGGCGCATAAATAGTGGCGAAACTCTTCCGGGAAAACATCTCCGGGCGCCACGCTGTACCACGGTTCGGCAGAGAGTTCGTCCTCCGGATAACGCGGTGGAGGAACGTTGCGGAAATTCACTTCGGTCATATAGCAAATTTCATCGTAATCGTAGAACACCACACGCCCGTGACGGGTGACGCCAAAGTTTTTAAATAGCATGTCGCCGGGGAAAATATTCGCCGCCGCAAGCTGGCGGATAGCGTTGCCATATTCTTCAACGGCATCGCGTAATTGCTGGCCTTCCACCTGTTCCAGCCACAGATTCAACGGCACCATTCTGCGTTCAATATACAGATGGCTGATGGCAATACTGTCGCCAAGATCGGTCAGTTTTTCAGGCACTTCCAGCTTTAACAGGTCAAGCAGCGGCTGGCTTATCTGATGTTTAGACAGCACAAAATTTTCAAACTCCTGAGTATCGGCCATACGACCGACACGATCGTGTTCCTTCACCAGTTGATAGCATTCGCGAACGCGCTCGGCAGTGACTTCTTTTTGCGGGGCAAACTTATCTTTAATCACTTTAAAAACCCGGTCAAAACCAGGAAGAGTAAATACCAGCATCACCATGCCGCGAATACCCGGCGCTTCAATAAACTGCTCATCGGTGGCTGAGATATACGTCAGATATTCGCGATAACTTTCTGTTTTACCGTGTTTTTGACAACCAATCGCCATGTACAGCTCGGCTGTGGTTTTTCCCGGCAAAAGTTCACGCAACCATTCGACTAATGCCGCAGGTTGCGGGGCGTAAACCATGAAATAAGAGCGGGCAAAACCAAAAACGATGCTGGCTTCAGCGCTGCTGGTTAAGCAGGTATCTACCACTAAATGTCCGTCATCGGTGCGATGTATCGGCAACAAAAAGGGCACCTTGCCCGTCGGAAGAACCAGCTTCCCGACCAGCCAGGCGGCTTTATTTCGATAAAATAATTCGTTGGCAATTTCGATAGATGCCTGCTGCAAAGCCTCATTACCAAAGGTTTCAGTCAGATGCGCGATGATATACCCGGCGTCACGGGCCAAATTTTGCCACGGCAGGCGCAAAGGCAAATCCCGAAGTACTGAGCGTAAAAGCGGCTGCCAGCCTAAAGCTGGGGTAAAGGTTTTTGACAGCGGGCGAGGAATAGCGCGAAAGCGCGTTTCATCCTGAGAGCTGAAAATAAAAAGCCGCTCGGGAGATAACGAGCGGTGATCGAAGAGCCGACAATAAACTGAATTGAAAAAGCTTTCGGCAATTTCAAAGCGAGGGTAATCGGGCAATAACTGGGTGTACTGCGCTTTAACACGCAATAAAAATTCGTCGTCCGTATGCTGACCATCGGTAATGCAGCGCAATTGTTCAACTACCAGACCGACGTGGTGATCGTAGAGATGGATGCGGCTTTTCATCGCCCGCTGTACCGCGTGCCAGTCGGCTTGTTCGAAGCGCTGCTGCGCTCCGGAGGTGACTTCAAGAAAGCGGCCATACTGCGCGTCAAAACCTTGCAGGATAGTGTGGGCGATTAACAATTCCAGCCTACGAGTCATAGGTTTCTCCGTCGTGAATTTCCCCCTCACCCTGACCCTCTCCCTGAGGGAGAGGGGATTGATCGTGTTTTTCTCCTTCTCCCTCAGGGAGAAGGTTGGGATGAGGGTTGTTTTAGAACTGCTCTTCTTCCGTTGAACCCGTTAATGCAGTGACTGAAGAAGCCCCCCCCTGAATAATCGTCGTTACACGGTCAAAATAGCCGGTGCCCACTTCCTGCTGATGGGAAACGAAGGTGTAGCCTTCAGGCGCCGCAGCAAATTCTGGCTGCTGCACTTTTTCAACGTAATGGCGCATACCTTCGCCCTGCGCGTAAGCGTGCGCCAGGTCGAACATGTTGAACCACATGCTGTGAATGCCAGCGAGCGTAATGAATTGATATTTGTAGCCCATTGCTGATAGCTCTTCCTGGAACGAAGCAATAGTTTTATCGTCGAGGTTTTTCTTCCAGTTAAACGATGGCGAACAGTTGTAGGCCAGCAGTTTGCCTGGGAAGCGAGCATGGATGGCATCAGCAAAGCGACGCGCCTGTTCAAGGTCAGGTTTGGACGTCTCGCACCACACCAAATCGGCATATGGCGCGTACGCCAGGCCACGGCTGATAGCCTGCTCAATGCCAGCACGAGTACGGTAGAAACCTTCTTGAGTGCGCTCGCCCGTAACAAATTCGCGGTCGTATTCGTCACAATCAGAGGTGATTAAATCCGCAGCATCGGCATCGGTACGGGCAATGACTAGTGTTGGAACGCCCATTACGTCTGCTGCCAGGCGGGCAGCGACAAGTTTCTGAATGGCTTCCTGAGTCGGCACCAGCACCTTGCCACCCATGTGACCGCATTTCTTCACGGATGCCAGTTGGTCTTCAAAGTGTACCGCTGCTGCACCGGCCTGAATCATCGATTTCATCAGCTCAAACGCGTTCAGTACACCACCAAAACCGGCTTCCGCATCGGCTACGATCGGCAGGTAGTAATCGACATAGCGCGGATCACCTTCCTCAATGTTGGATGCCCATTGGATCTGATCGGCGCGACGGAATGTGTTGTTGATCCGATCGACCACCGCCGGTACGGAGTTTGCCGGATATAACGATTGATCCGGGTACATGCTGGACGCGAGGTTGGCATCTGCCGCAACCTGCCAGCCAGACAGATAAATGGCTTCAATACCCGCTTTCGCTTGTTGCAACGCTTGCCCGCCAGTTAACGCGCCAAGGCTGTTGATGTAGCCCTTTTTCGATTCACCATGCAGCAAGCGCCACATTCTGGCCGCGCCATTTTGCGCCAGCGTACATTCCGGGTTCACAGAACCACGCAATTTCACGACCTCTTCCGCGCTGTATGGGCGCTTGATGCCTTCCCAGCGAGCTTGCGTCCAGTCTTCTTGTAATTGTTGAATTTGTTGGTTGCGTGAGGTTTTCATAGCAGATGCTCCATATTTTTTTATGTCGTAGGGTTTAAGCAAGCAGGCGGTAGCCCGGCAGCGTCAGGAAGTCGATTAACGTCTCGGAAGTGGTGATTTGCTCCATCAGGCGAGCCGCTTCATCAAAGCGTCCCTGGCTGAAACGCTTGTCGCCGAGTTCTTCCTGAATAACGAACATTTCTTCGGCCAGC
Coding sequences within:
- the aceA gene encoding isocitrate lyase yields the protein MKTSRNQQIQQLQEDWTQARWEGIKRPYSAEEVVKLRGSVNPECTLAQNGAARMWRLLHGESKKGYINSLGALTGGQALQQAKAGIEAIYLSGWQVAADANLASSMYPDQSLYPANSVPAVVDRINNTFRRADQIQWASNIEEGDPRYVDYYLPIVADAEAGFGGVLNAFELMKSMIQAGAAAVHFEDQLASVKKCGHMGGKVLVPTQEAIQKLVAARLAADVMGVPTLVIARTDADAADLITSDCDEYDREFVTGERTQEGFYRTRAGIEQAISRGLAYAPYADLVWCETSKPDLEQARRFADAIHARFPGKLLAYNCSPSFNWKKNLDDKTIASFQEELSAMGYKYQFITLAGIHSMWFNMFDLAHAYAQGEGMRHYVEKVQQPEFAAAPEGYTFVSHQQEVGTGYFDRVTTIIQGGASSVTALTGSTEEEQF
- the aceK gene encoding bifunctional isocitrate dehydrogenase kinase/phosphatase, whose protein sequence is MTRRLELLIAHTILQGFDAQYGRFLEVTSGAQQRFEQADWHAVQRAMKSRIHLYDHHVGLVVEQLRCITDGQHTDDEFLLRVKAQYTQLLPDYPRFEIAESFFNSVYCRLFDHRSLSPERLFIFSSQDETRFRAIPRPLSKTFTPALGWQPLLRSVLRDLPLRLPWQNLARDAGYIIAHLTETFGNEALQQASIEIANELFYRNKAAWLVGKLVLPTGKVPFLLPIHRTDDGHLVVDTCLTSSAEASIVFGFARSYFMVYAPQPAALVEWLRELLPGKTTAELYMAIGCQKHGKTESYREYLTYISATDEQFIEAPGIRGMVMLVFTLPGFDRVFKVIKDKFAPQKEVTAERVRECYQLVKEHDRVGRMADTQEFENFVLSKHQISQPLLDLLKLEVPEKLTDLGDSIAISHLYIERRMVPLNLWLEQVEGQQLRDAVEEYGNAIRQLAAANIFPGDMLFKNFGVTRHGRVVFYDYDEICYMTEVNFRNVPPPRYPEDELSAEPWYSVAPGDVFPEEFRHYLCADPRIRLIFDEMHGDLFRADYWRALQERIRNGHVEDVFAYRKRQRFCQRHITCL
- the iclR gene encoding glyoxylate bypass operon transcriptional repressor IclR, which encodes MVAAVPAKRGKKPRAATVAAPQPTGQVQSLTRGLKLLEWIAESHGSVALTELAQQAGLPNSTTHRLLTTMQQLGFVRQIGDLGHWTIGAHAFVVGSSFLQSRNLLAIVHPILRKLMEDSGETVNLAVLDHSDHQAIIIDQVQCAQLMRMSAPIGGKLPMHASGAGKVFLANLSDEQVAALLHRKGLHSYTPATLTSPLHLKEDLAQTRKRGYSFDDEEHALGLRCVASCIYDEHHEAFAAISISGPISRVTDDRVTELGALVIKAAKEITQAYGGGR